The following nucleotide sequence is from Achromobacter spanius.
CATGACGAGGCGCGCGCCGACTGCGAAGACCTGGAGCCGCTCAAGCTGCGGCCCAGCGACACCGACCCGTCCATGTTCTGGGCCGCCACGCAAACCATCCTGGCGCTGGTCGTGATTGCCGGCGCCTCGCACGTGTTCGTGAACCAGATCGAGCTGCTGGGCATCGCCATGGGTGCGTCGCCACACGTGGCCGCCTTGCTGCTGGCGCCGGTCGCCACGGAGCTGCCCGAAATCATGAATGCGCTGATCTGGGTGCGCCAGGGCAAGGAACGCCTGGCGCTGGGCAATATCTCGGGCGCGATGATGATCCAGGCGACCATTCCCAGCTCATTGGGGATCTTCATGACGCCCTGGTTGCTGGATGCGCCGCTGCTGGCGGCCGGCCTGTTCACCATGTTGTCGATCGGTCTGCTGTGGCTGCGTTTCCGCCGCTCGGTGATGACGGTGCCCGCGTTGTCGGCGGTGGGCGGTTTCTATGCCTTGTTCGCGACCTATTTGGTGTGGCACTTCTACGCCTGACGCGGGAACGGAAAGACGGAAAAGCGGCGCAAGGCTGACACGCTTTGCGCCGCTTTATCTTTTTTGCGCCGTTGTGACGTTAAACCGCAAAAACCTTGTCCATCAGTGGAAACCCGCGTAAAATCCGTCCGTTATCCATCTCAGGAGCAGTCTTCGTGAATACCGATTCCGGCGAAAGTAGTCGATCTTGCATCGACATCGCTGTCTGACAGGAAACACGCAGAGCTCCATCTGCCGCATCCTGTCATACAGGTTGCGGCGTATCCCAAGCCCTGGGCTTCTACCCGGGCAATAGCGCAGGCCTTCGGCTTGCCGGGAAATTCCCCAACATAAACCGCCAGAACCGCCGCTAGTCGCAGCGTCAGCGTTCGTGCACGTCTTTTGTGCACGTTGCCATGCGCCGCGTCCGGCTGCTCGCGTACTCGCGATACCGCTCCCCATCTTGCAATGGAGGTCGTTATGCGTTTCTTCGACTTGTTCCTACGCCGCGCTGGCGTAGACCGTGCCACCGCCCTGAGCCGCCGTCGCGGCACGTCGCGTTTGACGGTCATTTGTCCGCGCGACGAATTGGGCGCCTTGCGCAAGCAGATCTGCCTGGACTTCAGCGCCGCCGGCCTGGACGTCTCGCAAGTGCAGGTCGACCAAGGCCGCGACCCGAACATGGCGTCAGCTTGCATCACCGTCAATTGCCCGCCCGAACTGCGTGCTGAATTGATGTCGCAAGCGCGCCGTCTCAGCGCCAACCCTGCCGTTCGCCACGTGCATTTCGGCGCGCAAGCCGCCGCGATGGCCGCTTGAACGGCACCCGTTCCACAGGAGAGATCATGCCTAGTGCCTTAGACCCCGACCCTCGATTGCGCCCTGTGTGTGGCGCCGGCATGACTGTCTGACCTGTCTTCTCTTCTGAGCCGACCGGCCGGACAGCATCCCGGTTCTGGCGGACTCCGCAGCAATGAATCCCC
It contains:
- a CDS encoding sodium:calcium antiporter translates to MLLTLFLFFLSAAVIYFACEFFVNGVEWVGHRFHLGATATGTILAAFGTALPESAVTFMAVVFGDTPEQKDIGVGAAMGGPLVLATLAYAVVGIALWRARRGGQPEKANCINADQRRLARDQAWFMGIFLFKVGLGLLAFAWKPWLGILFLATYGMYVWRELSHDEARADCEDLEPLKLRPSDTDPSMFWAATQTILALVVIAGASHVFVNQIELLGIAMGASPHVAALLLAPVATELPEIMNALIWVRQGKERLALGNISGAMMIQATIPSSLGIFMTPWLLDAPLLAAGLFTMLSIGLLWLRFRRSVMTVPALSAVGGFYALFATYLVWHFYA